In the genome of Triticum urartu cultivar G1812 chromosome 5, Tu2.1, whole genome shotgun sequence, one region contains:
- the LOC125506154 gene encoding tryptophan synthase alpha chain-like, which yields MAFALKASSSAPSLSRPMRRGTVASVAVPVPLPGRPVVRAVAVAAVASLEPAVTVPAPALAGRCASLSAAGKHGLSVAEAMSRVRANGKTAFIPYITAGDPDLATTAEALKLLDSLGADVIELGLPFSDPSADGPVIQASAARALAAGATTDAVMSMLKEVTPELSCPVVIFSYFSPILRRGTGSFAAAAKEAGVKGLIIPDLPYDQIHAFRKEAIENNLELILLTTPATTSERMKEITKASEGFVYLVSVVGVTGARATVNPRVKDLLQEIRQVTDKAVAVGFGISTPKHVSQIAKWGSDGVIIGSAMVKQLGEANSPREGLKRLEVYAKSLKNALP from the exons ATGGCTTTCGCGCTCAAGGCATCTTCCTCGGCTCCGTCGTTGAGCCGCCCCATGCGTCGCGGCACGGTGGCCTCTGTGGCGGTGCCCGTGCCGCTGCCGGGGAGGCCCGTGGTCAGAGCAGTCGCCGTGGCGGCGGTGGCGTCACTCGAACCGGCGGTGACCGTGCCCGCGCCCGCGCTTGCTGGGAGGTGTGCGTCACTGTCCGCGGCCGGCAAGCACGGCCTGTCGGTGGCAGAGGCCATGTCTCGGGTCAGGGCGAATGGCAAG ACGGCGTTCATCCCGTACATCACCGCCGGCGACCCCGACCTAGCGACCACGGCCGAGGCGCTCAAGCTCCTTGACAGCCTCGGCGCCGACGTCATCGAGCTCGGCTTGCCCTTCTCTGACCCCTCTGCCGACGGGCCAGTGATTCAGGCATCCGCGGCGCGGGCGCTAGCCGCTGGCGCAACCACCGACGCCGTGATGTCGATGCTGAAGGAGGTGACGCCGGAGCTGTCTTGCCCCGTGGTCATCTTCTCTTATTTCAGCCCCATCCTGCGCCGTGGGACAGGGAGTTTCGCCGCGGCTGCCAAAGAAGCCGGTGTCAAAG GCCTTATCATACCCGATCTTCCATACGACCAGATACATGCTTTCAGGAAAGAGGCCATAGAGAACAATCTAGAGCTG ATCCTTCTTACAACACCAGCTACAACATCAGAGAGGATGAAAGAAATCACAAAAGCTTCAGAAGGGTTTGTTTACCTT GTAAGCGTCGTTGGAGTTACAGGAGCTAGGGCGACAGTAAACCCACGTGTCAAGGATCTTCTTCAGGAGATTAGGCAG GTCACAGATAAGGCAGTGGCGGTTGGCTTTGGCATATCGACCCCGAAACATGTTAGCCAG ATTGCCAAGTGGGGTTCAGATGGAGTGATCATTGGTAGTGCAATGGTGAAACAGTTGGGTGAAGCAAATTCTCCAAGAGAAGGATTGAAGAGGCTAGAAGTATATGCCAAGAGTTTGAAGAATGCACTCCCATGA